The window cccacttggcaactttggtCTCTCGAATTTAAAAGTGGGTGCGTGAAtttaccgaacgaattattttaaacacgcgagagtaaacggaagatgttataatccaataacgggaatattaagaacgttagttaacgcaagatacgaatttagataacgaaagatattatctataaaaaaagacggtgttaaaataaatttaacagaaaaaggcgggatgttacagtatgggatttggttcctttACCTAGTGAGAGCAATATCATAGGTACCAAATGGGTTTATAGAAACAAACTAGATGAAGATGGAAATGTAGTTAAAAACAAAGCTAGACTAGTTGCAAAAGGATATAgccattgattatgatgaaacatttgccCACGTCACTAGGCTAGAGTCTataagaatacttcttgcatatgcatgtgccagtaacttcaaactttatcaaatggatgttaaaagtgcttttctaaatggtgtcataaatgaagaagtatATGTGTCATAACCTCTGGGGTTTGAAGATTTCAAAAAACCATATCAtgtttttaaacttaaaaatgctctttatggacttaaacaagccacTAGTGCATGGTATGAAAGACTTAAAACCTTTTTAATCAATCATGGTTATGAAATTggaaaaattgataatacactcttcattaaaaggcatgaaaaggatttagttatagttcaaatatatgttgatgatattgtatttggttctactaacgaatctcttataaatgagttttctaagttaatgcatgatgagtttgaaatgagcatgatgggtgaactcaagttctttctcggactTCAAATCAAATAACTAGAAGATGGAacgttcatcaatcaacaaaagtacattcatgaaataatcaaaaagtttggaatggagaactcaaaaccaatGGCAACTCCTTTGGCAACAAATGTGAAACTTACTTTAGAAGGAAAAGGAGAACCGTTCGATAGCACTAAATATAGGGGAATGATTGGATCCCTTCTATATTTAACGGAAAGTCGACCCGATATCATGTTTAGTGTGTGTTTGTGTGCAAGATTTCATGAAAATCCTAAGACATCACACGTTAAGGCGGTCAAAAGAATCTTTAGATACTTAAAGGGAACAATGCATCTTGGGTTATGGTATCCAAAGTTCACCGGGGttgatattatgtgctttgcgAATTCCGATCACGGAGGGTCAAtgattgatagaaagagcacaagtGGAGTATGCACGTTCGTGGGTCATTGCTTAACATCATGGTTCTCGAAGAAGCAAATGTCGTTGCATTGTCTACCACTGAAGCCGAATATGTAGCTATGGGAAGAGCATGCGCACAAGTGTTATGGATGAAGAAAACCTTCCTTGATTACGGTATCATCTCATCCGAAATACCCATATGCTGTGATAATAAAAGTGCTATAGACCTAtctaaaaatcaaatattacactctaggactaaacacatagacattaggcatCACTTCCTTCATGAACACATCCAAAATGGTAATATTGTGATAGACAAGGTAGAATCTGCTGAAAATATAGCTGGCATATTCACTAAGCCTCTTAAAAAGGAGACCTTTAATTtgcttaggaatgggttgggaatgatggaacataCTCCGTAAAATC of the Rutidosis leptorrhynchoides isolate AG116_Rl617_1_P2 chromosome 5, CSIRO_AGI_Rlap_v1, whole genome shotgun sequence genome contains:
- the LOC139849632 gene encoding uncharacterized mitochondrial protein AtMg00810-like; translated protein: MATPLATNVKLTLEGKGEPFDSTKYRGMIGSLLYLTESRPDIMFSVCLCARFHENPKTSHVKAVKRIFRYLKGTMHLGLWYPKFTGVDIMCFANSDHGGSMIDRKSTSGVCTFVGHCLTSWFSKKQMSLHCLPLKPNM